Proteins from one Bradyrhizobium roseum genomic window:
- a CDS encoding enoyl-CoA hydratase translates to MPAQTARAATPQPPVLLQENVGSIRLLTLNRPAARNSLSEGLIAELHAALKQIHDDNSVRAVVIAANGPAFSAGHDMKELTARRSDADRGRAYFGQIMNACSAMMQAIVHLPKPVVAAVQGIATAAGCQLVASCDLAVASEAAGFATPGVDIGLFCSTPMVALSRNIPRKQAMEMLLTGEPISAQTAKNIGLVNRVVAAGTERDAAIALAQKVALKSSYTVKLGKEAFYRQAEMNLADAYRYAAEVMTENMMARDAEEGIGAFIEKRDPKWQDK, encoded by the coding sequence ATGCCCGCCCAGACTGCCCGCGCCGCCACGCCGCAACCTCCGGTCCTGCTGCAGGAAAACGTCGGCAGCATCCGCCTGCTCACCCTCAACCGGCCGGCTGCGCGCAACAGCCTGTCGGAGGGCCTGATCGCCGAATTGCACGCCGCGCTGAAACAGATCCATGACGACAATAGCGTCCGCGCCGTCGTCATCGCCGCCAATGGTCCGGCGTTTTCCGCCGGCCACGACATGAAGGAACTGACCGCGCGGCGCAGCGATGCCGACCGTGGCCGCGCCTATTTCGGGCAGATCATGAACGCCTGCAGCGCGATGATGCAGGCGATCGTGCATCTGCCGAAGCCGGTGGTCGCCGCCGTGCAGGGGATAGCGACCGCCGCCGGCTGCCAGCTGGTGGCGAGCTGCGATCTCGCGGTCGCCTCGGAGGCCGCGGGCTTCGCTACCCCCGGCGTCGATATCGGGCTGTTCTGTTCGACGCCGATGGTGGCGCTGTCGCGCAACATCCCGCGCAAGCAGGCGATGGAGATGCTGCTGACGGGCGAGCCGATTTCGGCGCAGACCGCGAAAAACATCGGCCTCGTCAACCGCGTCGTCGCCGCCGGCACCGAGCGCGACGCTGCGATCGCGCTGGCGCAGAAGGTCGCGCTGAAATCCTCCTATACCGTCAAGCTCGGCAAGGAGGCGTTCTATCGCCAGGCCGAAATGAACCTCGCCGACGCCTATCGCTATGCGGCGGAAGTGATGACCGAAAACATGATGGCGCGCGACGCCGAGGAAGGCATCGGCGCCTTCATCGAAAAGCGCGATCCGAAGTGGCAGGACAAATAG
- a CDS encoding PaaI family thioesterase gives MAAAKMSVAELEEFLHREFPQAFSGGDITIESADGETCLLRQRYDERMLRPGGTVSGPTLMAMADFAMYVVLLSAIGPVGLAVTTNLNINFLRKGQPGQDVLAAAKLLKLGKRLAVGEVSLLSGTSPDPIAHVTATYSIPNK, from the coding sequence ATGGCGGCAGCGAAAATGAGCGTGGCTGAGCTGGAGGAGTTCCTTCACCGCGAGTTTCCGCAGGCGTTCAGCGGCGGCGACATCACCATCGAGAGCGCCGACGGCGAGACCTGCCTGCTGCGCCAGCGCTACGACGAGCGCATGCTGCGCCCCGGCGGCACCGTGTCGGGGCCGACGCTGATGGCGATGGCCGATTTCGCGATGTATGTCGTGCTGCTCTCGGCCATCGGCCCGGTCGGCCTCGCGGTGACGACCAATCTCAACATCAACTTCCTGCGCAAGGGCCAGCCCGGGCAGGACGTGCTGGCTGCCGCGAAGCTCCTGAAGCTCGGCAAGCGGCTGGCGGTCGGCGAGGTCAGCCTTCTTTCGGGCACATCGCCCGATCCGATCGCCCATGTGACGGCGACCTATTCCATTCCAAACAAATAG